DNA from Dioscorea cayenensis subsp. rotundata cultivar TDr96_F1 chromosome 26, TDr96_F1_v2_PseudoChromosome.rev07_lg8_w22 25.fasta, whole genome shotgun sequence:
TCTGAGGAGATTTGTTGAATAGTGAATAAGCTTCAGCAACCTTTCCATGTTGCAACAAACCAGATATCATAACGTTAACGGTAACAACATTCTGTTCGCGCATCTTGTTGAAATGTTCCCATGCTTTATCTAGCATTCCTTTCTCCATATAACCATGTATCAGAGTTGTGTTTGCAATGACATCTACATCTAGTTGAGGGATCAAATCGAACAGTTTCTGCGCATTCTCTATCTGGCCATTCTTTATGTAACCCGACATCAAAGCAGTAATTGCCTCAATTGTAGGTTCAGGCATTTTAGAGAACAAATCAAGAGCATCATCAATTCTATCAACTCTTGCATAACCACAAACCATTGAATTCCACGAGACATGGTCTCTCTCATTCATGCAATCAAACAGTTTCCGAGCTTCATCAATCTTGTTATTATCAATATAACCGCATATCAGTGAGTTCCACGATCCTCTAAACTTGAACTCCATCTTGCTAAATTCTAGCTTCGCCTTTTCAATTTCTAAGCAATCACAGTACATCGATACGAGTGAAGCCTCGACAATTTGATTAGCAACAAATCCCAATTTTATCACTTGGCAATGAATTTTTCTTCCTTGTTTGGGATTTCCAAATCCAGAACAAGCTCCAATTACCTTTACAACACTTTCCACGGTGGGTCTTACTCCAGAATTCATCATTTCAGTGTGAAGCTGAATTGCTTCTTTGAATCGATCATCGGAAACAAAACCTCCTATCATCACAGACCAGGACACAGAATTCTTAAATGGCATCAATTTGAACATCTCAAACGCATTCCCAACTTTCTTAACCTCAATATAACCACTAACCATTGCAGTCCAAGAGACTACATTTCTGTTCGGCATTCTCTCAAAAACCTCACGAGCACTGCTCAGCCTCCTGTTTAAAACAAAGCCTGAGAGCAATGCATTCCAAGACACCATATTCGGATAATCTATACCATCAAAAACATGAACCAGACAATCAAACACACCAGATTTTGAATACATTGTAATCAATGAAGTACCCACAAACACATTGGTGAAAGAACACATTTTTACCGAGAGGCAATGAATCTGCTTGCCTTCCCACAACCCTCTCAGCTTAGCACATGAGAACAGAACAGTGGACAGAGAAGTGGAACTTGGTTTCAAACAACTCCGGCGCATCTCCGAGAAGACTCTGATTGCTTCCGCATGGCAACCAACTCGCACAAGGGCAGCCATTATACTATTCCAGGAGACCACATCTCGTTCAGGCATTTCGTCGAACAGCTTCAGTGCACATACTAAGTCACCATTTTTAGAGCATTCACTGATCAATCTATTAACCAAAGTGAGACTCCGGCTTGTGCTTTGTGAATTATATACACTAAATGATTGAAATCTTGAGTGATTCCATGAGAACAAGGCctttgttcttgttgttctgCATCTCATGGTGAACAAAACAGTGAAGCCATACAATGTCAATGATGGACTTCTAATGTTTGCATGGTTCTTGTGatcttatatttatactctTCTCAATGTCACATACATGAGTTGTAAGACGTaacgtgcatgcatgcatatatatatatatttaaaaatacaaataaattaaaaattattattattattattatttgcttaaAATGCATGCTTGTGTATCACCATTGCAtgggtatttttatttccttcttAATTTTAGAGTTTAAATTGCTTCTCACACAATGTTCAAGGTTAGTGCCttgatcatatttttaataataataaaaaaatttatgtgtttGATTATATAAGCTACCGTCAAGGTGGAGTGTGTagtgatttatctatatttaaaaaaatatattatttttatttaaatatttaatgcttTTTACTGTTTACATTCACAAGacgtttattttaaaaaaattatctaaactttttttaagatgatgtttcttttgtaattttttttaaataaaatattaccatGTGATTATTCCACACTATaagtcatttttattttatgatcttgaaattagtagagtaaattgataaattaaactagtcaattataaacaattttttatttgctaTATCATAccaaaaccaaataaatttacatatttaacgGGCGACCCATTcgttcatttatataaaaaattttcatcaaccacactatataaacaaatatttttttaaaaaaaaaatgcttcaaatcaatcatattaattaaattaaaattattgttcattTCTACTAATCTAACttaaaaataagttattttgaACATTCAACAAACTTAAATATTTTAGCTTACTTATGAAATGGTGAGCCTAGACTGTCCGGATGGTCTTAGTCtaagcttttatttatttatttatttattatatatatattatgtatataatataaataaacaactgcatttattttatataatcatattttaacttataattATTAGAGGCTtaaaatttctgatttttttaaatagttaaatgtGCTTATCTGTTCGACAATTACGATAGCCATTGAAAATACCAAtgataatacatatatatctaattatatctTAATTATGTATTACAAGTTGAACCTTCAACCTCAGCtatgaaaatcaaattttttttatcccttGGCCATTGAAAATAAATGTGGCTTAGTGCATGCTTTTTATACATCAGAGCTGATACTTAAAcattaatttgtaattaaataaggattatatatatatatatgatgaatcATCTATGCAAGCatgtagattttaaatctaaaaaGTTTTATGTTTAATCATCGGATGGGAATCCAACCGTTCAATTACAACAACTAAATCAATCGCAATCCGTTCAATCTTATTTCCACTAACCCTATAGtgaacattaaaattaaatcaccaaaaaaaaataacatccgTTTAGTTAATGgtgtaattgttttttatacTTCTCATCTATTTGCTACAATAATATGTGCCTGTCTTTTTGGCTCACAGGAGCGTTCTGGAGgattttttctcatatatatatatatatatatatttaataatagataTAGTCaccatttttttatgaatataaataagaCTAAACAAAGACTGTAACCCTGATGCATGatgtatgagaatagtatagaaTTCGAGTGAGCAGTGTATGAACAAGACGTAAGACAGATCTGCTGTGGGGAGAGATTTGATCCCATGACCTTCCctttacactttgatgtcatatcattgggctatccaatggttgactcatatatatatatatatatgattttttctcGCATTGGAGgattttttctcatatatatatatatatatatatatatatatataggattttttctaatatatatatataggattttttctaatatatatatataggattttTTCTAACATAGGAGGattttttcacatatatatatatatatttaaaagaaaagaaaaagaaaaggaaacgtTCGTTAAGACAGTTGAAAGCGTACCATCAATGGTGGATGTTCCAGCATTTAAGAAGAAAGATTTGCTCAGCTCGTTTCCCACTGTACAAAATCCTCTTCCCAATCATCACGCCTTGGGAAACGTTCCCTTCTTTTTAATACTATAATATACCAATCAATGCTGATATGACCCGTTTCCCtcgtttcccttttttttttttattatattccttttTAATTCCCTCCATTATTCTCCAACCGTCCGATTTTCATATTGGACGGTTCTCATACGCCTCACTGTGCCACGTAAACGATGACGCATGAGCCTCGTTTTGCCACACGTGCATTAAATTCTCCCGACACTGATCTGACGGCTGATATTTCCCACCACTCGATCAGCCGGCGGATCACCGCTCGATCGGCGAGTTGTGAAAGGACGAGTCGTTGCGGCGACTCATCCCGGTGCTTCGCTGACGCCTTCGTGACGTCACTGTACCTTCGTGGGTTGCGTGTTGTGTTTTTTAGGGCGATTCTAATAAAgagatttgaatttaattgttaattagTGAAGACTAAGAAAGTTGATTTGCAGTAAAgtaatagtttttaattaatgattaagTGAATAATGGTTGGATTAGCTGGCTAATTATGACTTTCAATATCTCACACGTTCCCACTGTTTATCGTGACAGCACCGCTTTGAGATTCACGTTTTCAAAttgatgctatatatatatatatatatgtatttgggTTTTTTTACACATAAATCCCCAGAAAACAAGTAATTAGGTGGACATTTCTCAGTAAAACCGAATGTGATGGATTTCTTTACATAGTGTAGtttatgaatttaaataattttctaaatttttttataatttattatatatttcaatgATGTTATAGGGGCAGAGGGTGTAtatgtacaaaaaaaataataataaattttaagtaGTATTTAtggtattaatttttattgaaggGTATATGTGCAATTAGGTGAATTTTAagagtattattatatttttttttaaatgtgctCATATAACTAAAGTCCGAATGTTCATTTATTGACTCCAATAATGGtaaaaatctcataatttttttttaggttttataagttttaataataatcttaatATTCATGTAAATCTCAAATGTAAGAATTAATACGAAATGGAGAGagtagcatcatcatcattttctatttgattatttttatgaaaaaataaatcaaagtgcattaattgaatttttattttttatttaataagtgcctattttaatcattttgtgaaaaataagaaaggtagttataattaaaaattttatgaacattTAGCTTAACATTTAGCTTGTGCATATAAGGTTATCATGATGGAAAATActgtatttaattaaattagtagaattaaatttaaaacttagtaataaaattaagtatGCAGACATAGATATAAAATTTCTTTAGAATTAAACACTTATAATAATGGGATAAGGAGTATAATTCAATATTATGTTAGAGTGATGCCTTGACATGTCTAACCATTTGGGGCCATACCCACAAAGAGATTAAAAGCAAaagaattattttgaaattttaattatcttgAAAAGGAATTACTCAAAGAATCAGAATATGGATGCTAGtgttatatatattagtttttgaatatatatatatatatatatatatatatatatatatatatatatatatatatatatatatatatatatatatatatatgattggtTGGTcgatctaatttttaaattattaaacagtttttttatcatcatattTTCCCATTCGCgcctataaaattatatttcacaaattaaattttaaaatttaaataataaatacggattgggggaaaaaattaaaataaaaactaaactatAATATACTttttcaacttaaaaaaaacatataaaaacaaagaaaaaaaattatataaatcaaattttaattagtaaaatatataaacaaataataacataacattttttttttttttctaatgagtgtattaataataattacctACTTTCATAAGGTTATGAAAGCAAAAATTCCTTCCCATGTTAAAAATAGCATTCGTcctgaaaaccctaataataataaaataggaaAGGGCTATAAAAGTCCATAAAAAcacttccaaaaataaaaaataaaagttttattgtGGAGCAGTTGATGCCTTAGCGCCTACAAAGCTCAagcactctctctctctctctcgccttCTCCTTCCCATCTTTggcttcatatatatatatatatatatatatattagagaaggagaaggagaaggaggagaggtTGGTGGGGAACATTGGGAGATAGAGAGCGAGGGAGTGGGGGAGAGATGGATATTAAAAT
Protein-coding regions in this window:
- the LOC120253128 gene encoding pentatricopeptide repeat-containing protein At4g02750-like isoform X2; translation: MVSWNALLSGFVLNRRLSSAREVFERMPNRNVVSWTAMVSGYIEVKKVGNAFEMFKLMPFKNSVSWSVMIGGFVSDDRFKEAIQLHTEMMNSGVRPTVESVVKVIGACSGFGNPKQGRKIHCQVIKLGFVANQIVEASLVSMYCDCLEIEKAKLEFSKMEFKFRGSWNSLICGYIDNNKIDEARKLFDCMNERDHVSWNSMVCGYARVDRIDDALDLFSKMPEPTIEAITALMSGYIKNGQIENAQKLFDLIPQLDVDVIANTTLIHGYMEKGMLDKAWEHFNKMREQNVVTVNVMISGLLQHGKVAEAYSLFNKSPQKDDVSWNVLVIGFVEHGLYVEAFQLYREMILSAMFPTEPIITSLLRASAKLSLLTASQEIHVVAIKLGHDTSIVVGNLLIDAYGKCGEISMAKSIFSEMDECDTVTWNVMIYSFACNGYGKNAIELFEKMRCSNSKPDDVTFLCLLSACTHDGLSREAEHYFNSMKCDFGIAPRLNHYACLIDLLCRMGMVEKAEKIIETMPFAADSVIWTSLLSGSRVNCNVDVAEVAATKLFAEDPTDRMPCFHLMSIYGSAGRWDNVENVRNRISRFRSTKQSGCSWIETLS
- the LOC120253128 gene encoding pentatricopeptide repeat-containing protein At4g02750-like isoform X1, with product MRCRTTRTKALFSWNHSRFQSFSVYNSQSTSRSLTLVNRLISECSKNGDLVCALKLFDEMPERDVVSWNSIMAALVRVGCHAEAIRVFSEMRRSCLKPSSTSLSTVLFSCAKLRGLWEGKQIHCLSVKMCSFTNVFVGTSLITMYSKSGVFDCLVHVFDGIDYPNMVSWNALLSGFVLNRRLSSAREVFERMPNRNVVSWTAMVSGYIEVKKVGNAFEMFKLMPFKNSVSWSVMIGGFVSDDRFKEAIQLHTEMMNSGVRPTVESVVKVIGACSGFGNPKQGRKIHCQVIKLGFVANQIVEASLVSMYCDCLEIEKAKLEFSKMEFKFRGSWNSLICGYIDNNKIDEARKLFDCMNERDHVSWNSMVCGYARVDRIDDALDLFSKMPEPTIEAITALMSGYIKNGQIENAQKLFDLIPQLDVDVIANTTLIHGYMEKGMLDKAWEHFNKMREQNVVTVNVMISGLLQHGKVAEAYSLFNKSPQKDDVSWNVLVIGFVEHGLYVEAFQLYREMILSAMFPTEPIITSLLRASAKLSLLTASQEIHVVAIKLGHDTSIVVGNLLIDAYGKCGEISMAKSIFSEMDECDTVTWNVMIYSFACNGYGKNAIELFEKMRCSNSKPDDVTFLCLLSACTHDGLSREAEHYFNSMKCDFGIAPRLNHYACLIDLLCRMGMVEKAEKIIETMPFAADSVIWTSLLSGSRVNCNVDVAEVAATKLFAEDPTDRMPCFHLMSIYGSAGRWDNVENVRNRISRFRSTKQSGCSWIETLS